The DNA segment GAGAACCTCGGCCAGGCTCGCTGGACCTTGATGACCGAAGGAAACGACGGTGAAGAATCCGAATTGCTGCAACGTTTGTTCGGCTCGAAGGATGCGATTCCAGTTGCAGGCGACTTCAACGGCGACGGCGTGACGGAACTGGGCGTTTTCATCGATGGCCACTGGTTCATCGATCTCAACGGCAATGGTCGCTGGGACGAAGAAGACATGTACGCCAAGCTCGGCTACGACGGCGACCAGCCCGTCGTGGGTGACTGGGATGGCGACGGCAAAGACGACATTGGTATCTATGGTCAGGCATGGCCCAACGATCCGCGGGCCGTCAAAGAAGATCCAGGTCTGCCAGACGTTGCCAACAAGTTGGTTTCGATCGAGAAGCCCAAGAACCTTCCGCCTCGCGAAGAACATGCCCCACTGGGTACCCGCGTCATGAAGGTCGCCCAGCATGGCAAGTTCCGCCAAGACCTGATCGACCACACCTTCCACTTCGGTGTCGGTGGCGATCATGGGCTGGTTGGCGACTGGAACGGTGACGGCATCAGCACGATCGCTGTCTTCCGTGGGGGCATGTGGCACATCGATTCCGATGGTGACGGCCGCTGGAACCCAGAAGTCGATCAGATCTTCGCTTACGGCCAAGAAGGCGACATTCCAGTTGTAGGTGACTGGAATGCCGACGGCATCGACGAAATCGGTGTCTACCGTGGCGGCCAGTGGATTCTGGACGACAACGGCAACCACGAAATGGATCCGACCGACAAGGTCTTCCAGCTCGGCGATTGGGAAGACATTCCAACCGTTGGCGACTGGGACGGCGATGGCACGGATGATCCAGGCGTCTTCCATGCCAATCGCGAAGGTTCGGTTACCGTTGCGACCCGCAAGGCAAGCTAACCGAAGCCGACTAAACCTACTGCCGGATTACATTCGCTTCCGGCGGTAGGCTACCAGCAAACCACGAGAACCCCTGTTCGCCGCGAAAATGAACGCTGCGAACAGGGGTTTTCTCGTTCGAACTGAACACCTTCACTCGCAAGGCTTCGATCGAGACACTCACCGCCCCAGGCCAGCCCCAAACATAGCGGCCGCTGTCATACCAGCCGCCGACACCTCGCTCGAGCGTCTGCCAGTTGCCATCGATTTGAACTTCGACTGCCCAAGCGGTCTCTGGCTGCGGCTGATTAGGATACACGCCTGAGAGCGTGATGAAATTCACCTCTACGGGCTTCTCCCAAGTTGCGGTCCATGTGACTGCCTCGTCTTCCGTCAACACGCCCAGGTCGGCACCACCGCCGACGCCGGCCTCGTGCCACTGCGAATTGCGAACGAACTTGTTCTGCCCTGGCACAAAGATCATGTCACGAGCATTACCCCGGTTGCCGGCGTCGAACTGAGCGATGTTCGTGGCTACCTCGGCATCGACAAACAGATTGCGAGCCGTCGCTGGCAGAACGATCTTGGCTGGATCGATCGTGCCGGCGCCTGCGATCAATTCGGCAGCCGGATCGCCGGGTGACTTCGTCAGCGATAGATAGGCGAACAGGTCGACGATCTCTTGCGGCGAAAGCTGTTTCTCGATTCCTTCCGGCATCAGCGAAGTATCCGAGACCTTCATCTCGTCAACGTCGTCGCGGGCGATCGTCTCTTGTTTGCCACCTTGCATCTTCAAGACGACGCGTGCTGGACTATCTTCGACCAACAAGCCTGACAACACGCGGCCCTCGACGGTCAGTACGGTGACGGCCTGGTAATCTTTACCAATGACAAGGCTCGGATCGAACACGTTCGAGAGAAGCTGCTCCAGGGTTCCTCGGCCATTGACGGTGATCTCTGGCCCGACTTCCTGGCCTTCGCCATGCAGCTTATGGCACTGGCCACACAGCTTGTTGTAGACCTCGACGCCGCGATGAGGGTTACCTTCAGCGGACGTGACCAGGCGACGCATCTGGGCCACGACGAAGGTTCGCGAAGGATCGCGGCCGGTGCTGATCTTGCCGTAGATCGCGGCGATCTGTTTTCCGATCGAGTCGGTCGAACTACTGGCCAATCTCTGGAGTTGGTTGACCGAGAGCAGGTCCTTGCTGCGTTGGCCGCCTTCGATCTGCGATAACAACTGCGACGTCCATTGCGGTCGCTGCAAGAGCACTTCGATCACCTTCGGGCGATTTGCCATCGAGAACTGATCGAGCCGGGAAAGTAGCAACTGGCCTACTTCATCCGAGGTCGATTTGCCCAACGTTTGAATGACCTGCCCTACTTCGGCCTCGTTCACCGACGGTTGTTTAAGATAAGTCGTTACCAATTCGATCGCCTCGGGATGGCCGGCCGAAAGCATCGCATCGAGAGCGGCGACACGCTGCGGGGTCGCGGACTTCGCCGCGGCAAAGACGCCTGGAACGATCTTCCTCGCGTCAGCATCGTGCCAGGCCAATGCGAGATTCGCGGCATGGTAATAGCCTGGATGATCTGGCCCGGCCTTCATGATCGACGAAAGCGATTCCGCCAGGTCGTTCTTCAGTTGAGCCAATCGCTCGCCGGTTAGTTCTCGTGAGCGAGCTTGATCTGAAATCCGAGCGAGGCAGGACGCGAGCTGAGTCTGTTGACCTGGCTGCGAAACCAACAATTGAACAAGCCTGGTGACATGCTCGACCGAAAGCCCTGGCGTCCCGAGAATTCGATCGGCGGCCCGTGGCAGCAGCGACAACGCCGTCGGGCTGGTAGAGTAAGGCGGGGCACTCATCAGCGTCAGGTACTGGGGCGTTTCCTTTTCAAGCTGAGGATGCAAGTTCTGCCAGACGATGTGTGGAATCAATTTGTCGTCGGGAGAGTTCTGCAGAACCTCGAGC comes from the Bremerella sp. JC817 genome and includes:
- a CDS encoding PVC-type heme-binding CxxCH protein produces the protein MALPSFAAESDQPFVPRRQAGVPGPPLSPEEAIAKMSVPEGFSVEVVAAEPDLVNPVAMTFDEKGRIWVTESLEYPRFEPGPGRDRIKVLEDTNQDGKIDKVTIFAEGLNIPSGIAVGYGGVWVANAPDILFLQDTDGDLKADKTEVVVTGFGRTDTHELPNSLTWGPDGYLYGLNGVFNHSHVKHRGKDFVFTCALFRIDPRTREFELFCEGTSNPWGIAFDPNGEAFVSACVIDHLWHLTETGYYHRQGGPYPPHTWKIGSIVKHKHQMAAYCGIEYFDSDAYPEQYRNCLYMGNIHGGCVNVDVLQRDGSTYFAKPRPDFMTANDVWHMPVDQKTGPDGCLYVLDWYDRYHCYQDALARPADVDRLKGRLYRVRYQQTPRAKPYDLTQESDDQLIARLGSPNLFFRELAQQVLSERASESARPKLEAVVLDATVSQKTRLHALWSLIGARQIEDTFSLKLLDNDNEQLRRWAVRYQGTVPSANADVSAKIRELSHDPSADVRLQVAILAPQVDYLPTVETLLEVLQNSPDDKLIPHIVWQNLHPQLEKETPQYLTLMSAPPYSTSPTALSLLPRAADRILGTPGLSVEHVTRLVQLLVSQPGQQTQLASCLARISDQARSRELTGERLAQLKNDLAESLSSIMKAGPDHPGYYHAANLALAWHDADARKIVPGVFAAAKSATPQRVAALDAMLSAGHPEAIELVTTYLKQPSVNEAEVGQVIQTLGKSTSDEVGQLLLSRLDQFSMANRPKVIEVLLQRPQWTSQLLSQIEGGQRSKDLLSVNQLQRLASSSTDSIGKQIAAIYGKISTGRDPSRTFVVAQMRRLVTSAEGNPHRGVEVYNKLCGQCHKLHGEGQEVGPEITVNGRGTLEQLLSNVFDPSLVIGKDYQAVTVLTVEGRVLSGLLVEDSPARVVLKMQGGKQETIARDDVDEMKVSDTSLMPEGIEKQLSPQEIVDLFAYLSLTKSPGDPAAELIAGAGTIDPAKIVLPATARNLFVDAEVATNIAQFDAGNRGNARDMIFVPGQNKFVRNSQWHEAGVGGGADLGVLTEDEAVTWTATWEKPVEVNFITLSGVYPNQPQPETAWAVEVQIDGNWQTLERGVGGWYDSGRYVWGWPGAVSVSIEALRVKVFSSNEKTPVRSVHFRGEQGFSWFAGSLPPEANVIRQ